Proteins from a genomic interval of Granulicella sp. L56:
- a CDS encoding dimethylarginine dimethylaminohydrolase family protein has translation MSISITSPGNFTTPVPVSGLTPVPATFLMCPPKLYDVNYVINPWMAGHVHDSSRAVAAEQWQHLYNAVTEIAEVVLVEPQPGSPDMVFTANAGLERDGIVVLSSFFHKERQGEEQHFRRWLGEAGYTVLSVPHETPFEGEGDALFAIDGSRLLAGYGPRTLQSSHRYLSDAWKIEVVPLHLIDPRFYHLDTCFAPLEDGSVMYYPPAFDKASVERIEDYYAVDKRIIGTEADALRFACNVINVNRTVILNKVSEALSGQLQSKGFHVVEVELSEFLKAGGAAKCLVMKLRGATC, from the coding sequence ATGAGTATAAGCATAACGTCTCCCGGTAACTTCACCACCCCTGTTCCTGTCTCGGGCCTTACTCCGGTCCCGGCTACGTTTTTGATGTGCCCTCCGAAACTCTACGATGTGAACTATGTTATCAACCCATGGATGGCTGGCCACGTCCATGACTCTTCACGAGCCGTTGCCGCAGAGCAGTGGCAGCATCTTTACAACGCAGTGACCGAGATAGCCGAGGTTGTTCTGGTAGAGCCACAACCGGGTTCGCCTGACATGGTTTTCACAGCCAACGCAGGATTAGAGCGCGACGGAATCGTTGTGCTTAGCAGCTTCTTCCACAAAGAAAGACAGGGCGAAGAACAACACTTTCGCCGTTGGCTCGGTGAAGCCGGATACACCGTCCTCAGTGTTCCCCACGAGACCCCATTCGAGGGCGAAGGTGATGCGCTCTTTGCCATCGACGGCTCGCGACTATTGGCAGGCTATGGTCCGCGAACACTTCAATCCAGCCATCGCTACCTGAGCGACGCATGGAAGATTGAAGTAGTTCCTCTTCATCTCATTGATCCGCGTTTCTATCATCTCGACACTTGCTTCGCTCCACTCGAAGACGGCTCGGTGATGTACTACCCACCGGCCTTCGACAAGGCTTCAGTCGAAAGGATCGAAGATTATTACGCCGTAGACAAACGTATTATCGGCACCGAAGCGGACGCTCTGCGCTTCGCCTGCAATGTCATCAATGTAAATCGCACTGTTATTCTCAACAAGGTCAGCGAAGCACTGAGCGGACAACTTCAATCAAAAGGCTTCCATGTAGTTGAGGTCGAGTTGAGCGAATTCCTCAAAGCGGGTGGTGCGGCAAAATGTCTGGTGATGAAACTAAGGGGCGCGACTTGTTAG